The window CCGTCATAATTTCTATTTTACCCGCTTCGACTTTGGATAAATCAAGAATATCGTCAATCAGCGCGAGCAGATCATTGCCTGCAGCATAAACGACACGTGAATAATCCACGACCTCCGACATTTGCATTTCCCCGTTATTTTCCGCAAGCATTTGCGACAAAATCATAATGCTATTGAGCGGTGTTCGCAGCTCATGGGACATATTTGCAAGAAAATCTGATTTGTACCTCGAACTTGTCTGAAGCTTAAGCGAGAACTCTTCCAGCTCATCTTTCGCTTTCTTTAACTCTAACGCTTTCTGCTCCGCGAAATGGTTCTGTTCCTCTAGGAACTCATTCGTCATCCGCAGCTGCTCTTGCTGCATCTGGAGCTCTTCTGACTGTGTTTGCAGTTCTTCCGATTGTGACTGCAGCTCTTCCGTCAACATCTGTGACTCCGAAAGCAGACGCTCTACTTCCATTCGGCTTCGCACACTCGTAATCGCCGTTCCGAATTTCTCTTGCAGCAAATCAACCAACGTAAGATGCCTCGATTGGAAGGGCTGAAGAGAAGCTAACTCAATAACTGCCTCGGCTTTGCCCTCCACAATGATAGGAGCAACCAGTAGGCTTTGAGGTGTGGAGACGCCTAAGCCTGACATTACTTTAATATGGTTCTCCGGGAGATTGTCCATCAGGAAAATCCGCTTATCTACGGCACATTGACCGACTAAGCCTTCCCCTAGTTGAAAGCTAGCAGATGAGGGATCTACCCCGGATGCCGCATATCCTGCTATTTTCACATACCGAGTCTCGCCCCCAACGTTATTACGGAGGTATACAACACCATAGACGGCATCCAGCATAGGAGCTAGCTTACTCACAAAGGTTTCACTCAATTCAGTGATATCGTTAATCCCCTGATACAAGATCGAAACTTCAGTTATATTGGTTTGAATCCAGTTTTGCTTATCTAAGCTTGCCAGCAAATCATTCGTTGCTTCCACCAACACTCTAATCTCGTCATTGGTTGTCACTTCGATTCTAGCATCTAGATTTCCTTCAGAAGCTGTAATATCTCGAATTGTCTTAATGACTCGATTGATCGTGCTAGTTATCGAATTGGACAAAAATAAAGCCACCAGAACGGAGAAAATGGAAGTAATACCCAAAACAATAAAAAGAACAACTCTAAGATTATAGTTGCTTTTCGCTAGTTGATCGACTCTTGCAGCCGTTAACTGCTGTTCAACCCTAAGAAAGGAATCAAACTGCGTACGCAGCTGATCCATCCATTTTCTTCCTGAATTTTGTTTAAATAAATCATTAATGGCTGCTGTATTGTTTTCTTTTTTCAACTTAACAACGTTTTCGCCAGCATTCTGGATCCAGTTCTGAATCGTTGGTTTAATCTGCTCCAAGCTTTTCTGTTGTGCAGGATTTTCACTTATTAAAAGATGAAGCTTATTATAATTATCGAGCCATGCTCGGCTTCCGGCCTCATAGGGATCCAAGTACTGCTCATCCCCTGTAATGACGTAGCCTCGCATCCCCGTTTCCATATCGATCATATTTTTCTGTATAACGTTTAGGAGATCGCGTACTTCAATGTCATGCGTGGATATGAAGTCTACTTCCTTCTGAAGAGAGGTTATTCGATCACTCACAACTAAAAGGGCTGCCCCTAAACATAGAATAATACAGACATATCCTAAAGTAATTTTAGCCTTTATGCTGACAGGAATAGATTTAAACATGTTTGCCTCCTAGTACAGTTCGTAGCGAATGTTATGTTAACATTCTACTATTCTCACTATACCACATTAAGAGAGCTAGAGAGATAGTTTGCGCTTGCTTCTATAATTGATCCAGCAACTGATCGAGCTCCGGATCGGATTCCGGATAAGCTAAATTCATGCTTTCCAACGCTTCTACAGCAATTTGTAGAACGGCCCAATCTCGGTACCAGCGATGATTAGCAGGCACGACATACCACGGAGCAGAAGCCGAGCTGCACTGCTTAAACACATCTTCATAAGCCTTCTGGTATTCGCCCCAAGATTCTCGCTCCACGAGATCATTCTTGTCGAATTTCCAACGTTTGGTTGGATCCGTTAGCCGATTCCGCAACTTTGCAAGTTGGAAATCCTTCGAGATATGCAGGAAAATCTTAACGATTTTCACACCGCTGCTCTCCAGCAATTTCTCAAATCGGTTAATGTGCTTAAATCGACTCTTCGCTTCTGAATCGGTAATCGAGTTGTGTACTCGGGTTATCAGTACATCCTCATAATAAGACCGAATGAAAGCCCCGATCATTCCTTTCGCAGGCACAACCTTATGAGCGCGCCACAAGAAATCATGAGCGGCTTCCTCTTCGGTAGGCGTTCTGAAGCTGCTTACTT is drawn from Paenibacillus sp. V4I7 and contains these coding sequences:
- a CDS encoding CHASE3 domain-containing protein, coding for MFKSIPVSIKAKITLGYVCIILCLGAALLVVSDRITSLQKEVDFISTHDIEVRDLLNVIQKNMIDMETGMRGYVITGDEQYLDPYEAGSRAWLDNYNKLHLLISENPAQQKSLEQIKPTIQNWIQNAGENVVKLKKENNTAAINDLFKQNSGRKWMDQLRTQFDSFLRVEQQLTAARVDQLAKSNYNLRVVLFIVLGITSIFSVLVALFLSNSITSTINRVIKTIRDITASEGNLDARIEVTTNDEIRVLVEATNDLLASLDKQNWIQTNITEVSILYQGINDITELSETFVSKLAPMLDAVYGVVYLRNNVGGETRYVKIAGYAASGVDPSSASFQLGEGLVGQCAVDKRIFLMDNLPENHIKVMSGLGVSTPQSLLVAPIIVEGKAEAVIELASLQPFQSRHLTLVDLLQEKFGTAITSVRSRMEVERLLSESQMLTEELQSQSEELQTQSEELQMQQEQLRMTNEFLEEQNHFAEQKALELKKAKDELEEFSLKLQTSSRYKSDFLANMSHELRTPLNSIMILSQMLAENNGEMQMSEVVDYSRVVYAAGNDLLALIDDILDLSKVEAGKIEIMTDEVNVTEIPQQMKLMFDPVADKKGLDFEVILEPNVPNVILTDGQRLQQIVKNLLSNAFKFTEQGSVTMKIALADPSRVKELLHRDPEEIVLAISITDTGIGIPIDKQQVIFEAFQQVDGTTNRQYGGTGLGLSICREFTRLLGGSIVVKSELHKGSTFTLYVPNACESEPEVQENDYPRGEIAAASEELKLDTMVTVSTEPSSLIAEQQMAEPISSDSQLFHGKRVLLVDDDARNVFALVTALETKGVTVEIADHGKHALELLSVDSDYDLVLMDIMMPVMGGYDAMKAIRGQLQLHDLPIIALTAKAMKSEKEKCLESGASDYITKPLNMDQLFSLMRVWLTKQVKKH
- a CDS encoding PPK2 family polyphosphate kinase gives rise to the protein MPGNHFQLEYGKKVRLESIDPNETGALHDRGEAEPTIEFLSERLETLQNILYAEKKQSVLFVIQGMDCSGKDGVVKRALGRLHPQGFQVSSFRTPTEEEAAHDFLWRAHKVVPAKGMIGAFIRSYYEDVLITRVHNSITDSEAKSRFKHINRFEKLLESSGVKIVKIFLHISKDFQLAKLRNRLTDPTKRWKFDKNDLVERESWGEYQKAYEDVFKQCSSASAPWYVVPANHRWYRDWAVLQIAVEALESMNLAYPESDPELDQLLDQL